One Alligator mississippiensis isolate rAllMis1 chromosome 1, rAllMis1, whole genome shotgun sequence genomic window carries:
- the KCNE3 gene encoding potassium voltage-gated channel subfamily E member 3, with protein MCQDMETGNVTEPWYRSLHAVLKALNQTLHGALLCSAEQTRERKNSSRAQLAHKDDNSYMYILFVMILFAATVGSLILGYTRSRKVDKRSDPYHVYIKNRVSMI; from the coding sequence ATGTGCCAGGACATGGAGACCGGGAACGTGACGGAGCCCTGGTACCGGAGCCTGCATGCGGTGCTGAAAGCCCTGAATCAAACGCTTCACGGAGCCCTCCTGTGCTCAGCGGAGCAGACCCGGGAGAGGAAGAACAGCAGCCGGGCCCAGCTGGCCCACAAGGATGACAACTCCTACATGTACATCTTGTTCGTCATGATCCTCTTTGCCGCGACGgtggggagcctgatcctgggctacACCCGGTCCCGGAAGGTGGACAAGCGGAGCGACCCCTACCACGTGTATATCAAGAACAGGGTATCCATGATCTAG